The DNA segment GCTATCTGGTCCAGCTGGCCAACACCCAGCTGCAGAACCAGATCATGAAGCAGCAGGGCATCTCCCGCTCGGAGGCCGAGGCCAAGGTCGAGGGCCAGGGCTGGACCATCACCCTGAACGTCGACCGCAAGAAGCAGGCGGCGCTGGAGAAGTCGGTCAAGAACCAGCTCACCAGCAAGCTGGAGCCCAAGCAGCGGCCCGTCGACGCCGACGTCCAGGCCGGCGCGGCCTCCGTAGATCCGAAGACCGGCCGGATCGTGGCCCTCTACGGCGGCCAGGACTATTACAGCCACTGGACCGACAACGCGTTCCGCCGCGACTACCAGCCCGCCTCCACCTTCAAGCCGGTCATCCTCGCGGCCGCGCTGGAGCACGAGGCCACCACCCAGAGCGGCACCCTGATCGGCGCCAACACCGTCTACGACGGCACCAGCCGCCGCCAGGTCCTCGACCACGGCTCCCGCGTCGGCTTCGCCCCGCCCAACGAGGACGACGCGAACTACGGCCCGATCAGCGTCCAGACGGCGATGAACAAGTCCGTCAACTCCGTGTTCGCGCAGATGGGCGTGGACGTCGGCATGGACAAGGTGATGGACACCGCCAAGCGGCTGGGCATGGACACCGAGGGCATGCAGGCGGTTCCCGCTCAGACCCTCGGCTCCATGGGCGCGAGCCCGCTGGAGATGGCGGGCATCTACGCCACCCTCGACAACCACGGCCGCAAGGTCACCCCGAGCATCATCAAGTCGGCCGAGCAGCAGGGCCGTACGGTCCAGCTGCCCAACCCGGTCGGCGAGCGGGTGCTCGACCGGACCACCGCCGACACGGTGACCTCCGTGCTCACCGGCGTCGTCGACGACGGCACCGCCCGCCAGTCCGTGGCGAACAGCGCACTGCGGACCGGGCAGCAGGTGGCCGGCAAGACCGGCACCTCGGACTGCGACCGCTCGGCCTGGTTCACCGGCTACACCCCCGATCTCGTCACCTCCGTCGGCCTGTTCGGCGAGGCGCACAAGGACGGCGGCACCGGCTGCGAGGGCGAGAAGGTCAAGAAGTTCGCCCATGTCTCGCTCAAGGGCACCATGGGCGGCGGCCGCGTCAACGGCGGTGGCCCGCCGGCCCAGATCTGGGCGGCCTACACCTTCGGGGTGACCCGGCAGGCCGACTTCGACCTCGACACCACCCAGGGTGCCGCCGTCGCCCCGACCCCGCCGCCGAGCCCCACCAAGACCCCGTCCCAGACGCCCTCGCAGACCCCGAGCAGCGAACCGCCCACCTCCGCGCCGCCGTCCGAGACACCCAGCGAGACGCCGAGCGACACCCCGTCCTCGACGCCTCCCACCCAGAGCCCGACCCAGACGCCGACCACCCAGCCGCCGTCCGGGGGCTTCACCCCGCGCAACCCGTTCGACCCGGGCCAGCGGGACGCCCAGCGGTAGGCGTGACACACGCGAAGGGCGCCCGGCACGATGCCGGGCGCCCTTCGCGTCGTACGGGACGGGGGCCGGGGTCAGCCCCCGTGCAGCTCGAACCAGACGACCTTGCCGACGCCCAGCCGGGTCGCGCCCCAGCGCCGGGCCAGCTTGTTGACCAGGTACAGGCCCCGGCCGCCCTCGTCGGTGGCGCGCGCCTGGCACAGCCGGGGGAGCTGCGGCACGTCGTCACCGACCTCGCAGCGCACCACGTCCGTGCGCAGCAGCCGCAGGGTCACCGGACGCGTGGTGTAGCGCACCGCGTTGGTGACCACCTCGCTGACCAGCAGCTCGACCGAGTCGGTGAGGTCCTCAAGGCCCCAGTCGGCCAGCGCCGTCCGGGCGAGGCGGCGGGCCTTGCCGGGGGCCGCGTCCTCCGCGTCCAGCGACCAGTACCGCACGTCGTCGGACGCGATCCCGTCGAAACGGGCCGCGAGCAGGGCGATGTCGTCGTCCCGGTCGCCGGGGCCGAGCATGTCCAGCACCTCGTCGCACAGCGCCTCCAGCGGCGGCGGGTGGTCCGGGCCGGTCAGCTGCGCGGTCGCGGTCAGCCGCTCCCGCAACTGCTCTATGCCGGTCCACACGTCCCGCAGCCGGGACTCCACCAGGCCGTCGGTGTACAGCAGCAGCGTGGCCCCGGCGGGCGCGTCCAGCTCGACCGCCTCGAAGTCCACCCCGCCCACGCCGATCGGCGCGCCCGGCGGCACCCGCAGCACCTCGGCGGTGCCGCCCAGGTGCAGCAGCACCGGCGGCGGATGACCGGCGTTGGCGATGGTGATGCGGTGCGCGACGGGGTCGTAGACCGCGTACATGCAGGTCGCCATGCGGTCGGTGCCCAGGCGCTGGGCCTGCTCGTCCAGGTGGTGCAGGACCTCCTGCGGGGGCAGGTCCAGGCCGGCCAGGGTCTGCGCGGTGGTGCGGAGCTGGCCCATGATCGCGGCCGAGGTCATGGAGTGACCCATCACGTCACCGACCACCAGAGCCACCCGGCTGCCGGGCAGCGGGATCGCGTCGTACCAGTCGCCGCCGACCCGTGCGGTCTCCGCCGCGGGCAGATACCGGGAGGCCAGTCGTACACCGGTCGGGTGGGGGAGGGTCTCGGGGAGCATGGTGCGCTGCAACTCGTCGGCGATGTACGCCTCGCGGCCGTAGAGCACCGCCTTGTCGATGCCAAGCGCGCTGTGCGTGGCGAGCTGCGCCGCCACCAGCAGGTCCTCCGCCTCGAAGGCCAGCCGGTCCGGGCGGCGCAGGAACACCGCCGCGCCGATCACCCGGCGCCTGCCGCGCAGCGGGGCGAGGATCGCCCGCTGGCCGGACGGGACGAGCGCCTCGCCGTCCTCGCCGAGCAGCTCGGGCAGCGCGGCGCGCGCGGCCGGGGTGTCCGCGAACACCGGGCGCACCCCGCGCAGCACCTCGTTCAGCGCGCCGCCGGGACGCACCTCGCACAGCTCGGCGGTGAGCGCGGCCGGGCCGGAGAGCGCGGCGAGCGCCGCCGCCTCGGCGTCAGGTTCCGGGAACGCGGGCGGCAGCAGCAGCCCCTCGGTCTCCCGCTCGTCCGGAATCCGGTCGGTGCGGCGCAGCCGCAGCACCACCGGACCGGTGGGCCGTTCGTCGCCGACCGGCAGCGGATCGCGCAGATAGACCAGGATCGCGTCGGAGAAGGTGGGCACGGTGGCGCGGCACAGACCCATGACGATCTCGTCCAGGTCGAGGCCGCGCGCGATGCGCCGGGTGGCCGCGCCGACGAACCGCAGCCGGTCGCCGTCACGGCGCATCGGCATCGGGCGTCCGGGCGGGCCACCGCGGCCGGTACGCCGCTCCTGGCCGCCCGGAGAGCGCTCCTGCTCGGCGCCCGGCTGGGCGGGAATGGACTCCGGCGCGGGCCTCGGACGGTGTTCCCCCACGCTGGACTTCGCGCGCGCGGGAGGTTCCCCCATGGGCTCGGCGGCGGCAGGCTGCGAGTGCTCAGGGCCGTTGACTGGGCGCTCCTTCTTCTTGTTCTTCCCCGTGCCCGCGCCGCCCCGGGTCTGGGCCGGTGCGCCCAGCAGCGCCCCGCGCACGGCGGGGTCGACGCCCGGCTGGGGGCGTCCGCAGGAGGAAGTGGGCTGCTCCGTCACGCGTGTCGAATCCGTCCGTCCGGGGCCGCGCGCAGGGCGCGCGGGAGATGCCGCCGAAGTCCCGATACCCGGATCACGTGCCCCAGGAACGGAATTCCCGCGTGGTCAGGGGTGGTTTCCGCCGAGCGGGTGAACCCCGCGCCGGCCGGGCCACCGCCCGCCTCGTACCCCTCGCTCACGTGCTGCCGCCCCTCGGTGACATATGGTCAGGCTCTGCGCAGACGCCGGTAGTTGTACCTCGGTGCCCTTGCGGAGGACGATCCTACGGTTGTGGTCCGGGGGCGCATCAAGGGTCTCATGAGGACACGTACGCGGGCGTACGGTCCCAGTCCTCCGGAAGCGCGGGCACCGACCAGGACGGATCGGGCCGCCAGTGCTGCCAGCCGTCGGTGTACGGGGAGCCCCACGCCTCGATCACCTCCACCGCTCGCCGGCCCGCCGACTTCACCCGCCCGGCGGTCTCCGCGTCCATCAGGCCGTCCCGCCGGGCCTGGGCGAACTCGTCCTCGTCCCGCCAGTGCCAGGTGCGGTCCGGGTGGACGGAGATGTCCAGGAAGTGGTCCTCGGAGTCGACCCCGCCGGCCCAACGGGCAAGCGGCTGCTCCAGGTTGACGTACCAGTTCTTGAAGCGCCAGCCCGGTTCCCAGAACAGCCACACCGACCAGGGCTCACCGGGCCGGGCCAGCTTCAGCACCCCGGTGCCGAACCAGCGGTCCCGCCGCACCACGCGCGGCTTGGTGTAGCGGGACTCCAGCGGCTCCAGATGGACCGGGGTGCCGTCGGCGAGGACCGGCTTGACGCACTCGGTGCCGGGGGCCAGCCATACGGCGAGCAGCTCGGCGTCGTCCCGGACGACGGTGACGGGACGCGCGATGTGGACCGCGTCGCCCGCGTTCTCCCGGTACCGCCACAGGATCGGGGTGCCGGGGGTCCAGTACGCCGCCGTCGGGGCCGCTTCCGCTCGTCTCACCGCTTCGTCGTCCGTCATGGACAGATATTAGGTGCCGGAAGCACCCGATGCTGCGGTGCGCGTCACCCTTCCGGACAGGTGGCGGGAAATCGGCGGTGACGTTCGCGGGACGTCACGGGCGCGTCATCCGCAGGACATCCAGCGCCTCGTCCAGCTGGCCGAGCGTCAGGTCGCCGCGCTCCACATAGCCGTCCTCCAGCACCACCTCGCGGATCGTCTTCCGTTCCGCGAGCGACTTCTTGGCGATCCGCGCGGCCTCCTCGTAACCCAGGTAGCGGTTGAGCGGGGTCACCACCGAGGGGGAGGACTCGGCGTACTCGCGGGCGCGCTCGCGGTCGGCGGTGATGCCGTCGATGGTCCGGTCGGCCAGCAGGCGGGAGGCGTTGGCCAGCAGCCGCACCGACTCCAGCACGTTCTTCGCCATGACCGGGAGCATCACGTTCAGCTCGAAGTTGCCCGCCGCGCCGGCCGTGGCGATGGTGGCGTCGTTGCCGATGACCTGCGCCGCGACCATCAGCACCGCCTCCGGGACGACCGGGTTGACCTTGCCCGGCATGATCGAGGAGCCGGGCTGGAGGTCGGGCAGGCGGATCTCGGCAAGGCCGGTGCGCGGTCCCGAGGACATCCAGCGCAGATCGTTGGCGATCTTCGTCAGGCCCACCGCGACGGTCCGCAGCTGGCCGCTGGTCTCCACGATCCCGTCGCGCGCGCCCTGCGCCTCGAAGTGGTCGCGGGCCTCGGTGAAGGGCAGCCCGGTCGCCCGCGCCACCTCCTCGATGACGGCCGCCGAGAAGCCGGGCGGGGTGTTGATCCCGGTGCCCACCGCCGTGCCGCCGAGCGGGAGTTCGGCCAGCCGGGGCAGCGAGGCACGCAGCCGCTCCACGCCGTACGTCACCTGCGCCGCGTAGCCGCCGAACTCCTGGCCCAGGGTCACGGGGGTCGCGTCCATCAGGTGCGTGCGCCCGGCCTTCACCACGTCCGCGAACTCCTCCGCCTTGCGGGTGAGGGCGGTGGCCAGGTGTTCCAGGGCCGGGATCAGGTCGTGGACCACGGCCGCGGTGGCCGCGATGTGGATCGAGGAGGGGAACACGTCGTTGGACGACTGGGAGGCGTTTACCTGGTCGTTGGGGTGCACGTCCCGGCCCAGCCGCTCGCCGGCGAGGGTGGCGATGACCTCGTTGGCGTTCATGTTGGAGGAGGTGCCGGAGCCGGTCTGGAAGACGTCCACCGGGAAGTGCGCGTCCCAGATGCCGTCCGCGACCTCGGCGGCCGCCCCCCGGATCGCGTCGGCCACGTCCCGGTCCAGCACGCCGAGGTCGGCGTTCACCTTCGCCGCCGCCCCCTTGATCCGGGCCAGCGCCTCGATGTGCGCCCGCTCCAGACGCTGCCCGGAGACGGGGAAGTTCTCGACGGCGCGCTGGGTCTGCGCGCGCCACTTGGCGTGGGCGGGGACACGGACCTCGCCCATGGAGTCGTGCTCGGTGCGGTACTCGTCGGTCATACCCGGTACAGCGAACGGGGTCGCCGCGATGTTCCTGGGCTGCGCCGGACGCGGCTCAGTGCACCGAGAAGCCGCCGTCCACGAAGAGGGACTGGCCGGTGACGTACCCCGAGGCGCGGCTCGCCAGGAAGACGGCGGCGCCCGCGAAGTCCTCGGCGAGGCCGTTGCGGCCCACCATCGTCCGCGCGGCCAGCGCCGCCACCTTCTCCGGGTCCGACGACAGCCGCGCGTTGAGCGGTGTCATCACGAAGCCCGGCACCAGCGTGTTGGCGGTGACACCGTGCGGCGACCACTCCTCGGCCTGGGAGCGCGCGAGCGACTCCAGCGCGCCCTTGGAGACGCCGTACGCCCCCGAACGGACGAAGGCGCGGTGCGCCTGCTGGGAGGAGATGTGGATGATCCGCCCGAAACCCCGCTCGGCCATGCCGGGCCCGAACCTCCGGCTGAGCAGGTGCGGCGCCTGGAGGTTCAGCGCGAGGGTGAGGTCCCAGTCCTCGTCGCTCAGCTCGCTGAAGGGCGGACGCAGGTTGACGCCGGCCGAGTTGACGAGGATGTCGGGCTCGCCGAACACCCCGGCCGCCTCCTCGGCGGCGGCCCGCACGCCGTCCCGCCTACTCAGGTCGGCGCTCACCCACCCGGCACGGCAGCCCAGTTCGGCGAGCTGGGCGCAGGTCGCCTCCAGCGCCTCCTTGCCGCGCGCGACGACCACCACCGAGGCCCCGGCCCGCGCCAGCGCCTCGGTGATCGCGCGCCCGATGCCGGAACTGCCCCCGGTCACCACGGCGACGCGGCCGTCCAGCGAGAACAACCCGGAGAGATAAGCCGCAGAAGTCATGCGGGCACCCTAGGGGGCCGCCGGAAACGGCCCCCAGGAGGGGGCTCAGGCCAGGCCGGGGCCCCGGACCGGGATCGAGGTGAACGTCGGCGCGGGCGCCGGGTCCTGGAAGAAGTCGTTGCCCTTGTCGTCGACCACGATGAAGGCCGGGAAGTCCTCGACCTCGATCTTCCAGACCGCCTCCATGCCCAGCTCCTCGTACTCCAGGACCTCGACCTTCTTGATGCAGTCCTGGGCGAGGCGCGCGGCGGGGCCGCCGATGGAGCCGAGGTAGAAGCCGCCGTGCGCGTCGCAGGCGTCGGTGACCTGCTTGCTGCGGTTGCCCTTGGCCAGCATCACCTTGGAGCCGCCGGCCGCCTGGAACTGCTCCACGTAGGAGTCCATCCGCCCGGCCGTGGTCGGGCCGAAGGAACCCGAGGCGTACCCCTCGGGGGTCTTGGCCGGACCGGCGTAGTACACCGGGTGGTCCTTGAGGTACTGCGGCATGTCCTCGCCCGCGTCCAGCCGCTCCTTGATCTTGGCGTGCGCGATGTCGCGGGCCACGACCAGCGGGCCGGTCAGCGAGAGGCGGGTCTTGACCGGGTACTTGGTCAGCTCCGCGAGGATCTCGTCCATCGGCTGGTTCAGGTCGATCTTGACGACGTCCCCGGCCTCGTCCAGATGCTCGTCGGTGGTCTCGGGGAGGAAGCGCGCCGGGTCCGTCTCCAACTGCTCCAGGAACACGCCCTCGGCGGTGATCTTGGCGACGGCCTGGCGGTCGGCCGAGCAGGAGACGGCGATGGCGACTGGGCAGGACGCGCCGTGCCGGGGCAGGCGCACCACGCGCACGTCGTGGCAGAAGTACTTGCCGCCGAACTGGGCGCCGATGCCGATCTTCTGCGTCAGCTCGAAGACCTTCTCCTCCAGCTCCTTGTCCCGGAAGCCGTGACCGAGCGCGGACCCCTCGGCCGGGATCTCGTCCAGGTAGTGCGCGGAGGCGTACTTCGCGGTCTTCAGCGCGAACTCGGCCGACGTACCGCCGACCACGATCGCCAGGTGGTACGGCGGGCAGGCGGCCGTGCCCAGCGAACGGATCTTCTCCTCCAGGAACTTCATCATGGAGGACTCGTTCAGGACGGCCTTCGTCTCCTGGTACAGGAAGGACTTGTTGGCCGAACCGCCGCCCTTGGCCATGAAGAGGAACTTGTAGGCGCCGCCGTCGGCCGCGTACAGCTCGATCTGCGCCGGGAGGTTGGAGCCGGTGTTCTTCTCCTCCCACATGGTGAGCGGAGCCATCTGCGAGTAGCGCAGGTTGAGGTTCAGGTAGGCGTCGTAGATGCCGCGGCTCAGCGCCGCCTCGTCGCCGCCCTCGGTCAGCACGTTCTGGCCGCGCTTGCCCATGACGATCGCGGTGCCGGTGTCCTGGCACATGGGCAGCACGCCGGCCGCCGCGATGTTCGCGTTCTTCAGCAGGTCCAGCGCGACGAACTTGTCGTTGCCGGACGCCTCCGGGTCGTCGATGATCCGGCGCAGCTGGGCGAGGTGGGCGGGGCGCAGGTAGTGCTGGATGTCGTGGATTGCCTCCTCGGCCAGCGCGCGCAGCGCCTCCGGCTCCACCTTGAGGAACGTCCGCCCGTCCGGCCCCTCGACG comes from the Streptomyces seoulensis genome and includes:
- a CDS encoding fumarate hydratase, which produces MPEFAYTDLLPQGEDTTPYRLVTSEGVSTVEGPDGRTFLKVEPEALRALAEEAIHDIQHYLRPAHLAQLRRIIDDPEASGNDKFVALDLLKNANIAAAGVLPMCQDTGTAIVMGKRGQNVLTEGGDEAALSRGIYDAYLNLNLRYSQMAPLTMWEEKNTGSNLPAQIELYAADGGAYKFLFMAKGGGSANKSFLYQETKAVLNESSMMKFLEEKIRSLGTAACPPYHLAIVVGGTSAEFALKTAKYASAHYLDEIPAEGSALGHGFRDKELEEKVFELTQKIGIGAQFGGKYFCHDVRVVRLPRHGASCPVAIAVSCSADRQAVAKITAEGVFLEQLETDPARFLPETTDEHLDEAGDVVKIDLNQPMDEILAELTKYPVKTRLSLTGPLVVARDIAHAKIKERLDAGEDMPQYLKDHPVYYAGPAKTPEGYASGSFGPTTAGRMDSYVEQFQAAGGSKVMLAKGNRSKQVTDACDAHGGFYLGSIGGPAARLAQDCIKKVEVLEYEELGMEAVWKIEVEDFPAFIVVDDKGNDFFQDPAPAPTFTSIPVRGPGLA
- a CDS encoding transglycosylase domain-containing protein; the encoded protein is MGRADERRARQRGGHRAAPGRRSAAPASEPSGGPGGPVGKPAKGRIRRLFTWKKILGTFFGLCLLCMAGFAALYMSVDVPAGNVAAQRQSNVYKYSDGTVLARDGEVNREIVDLSKVPRKVQLTFVAAENKSFYTDPGVDLKGTARGLLNTLAGRGKQGGSTITQQYVKNYYLSQDQTVSRKLKEMVISLKVEREKSKDEILAGYINTSYYGRGAYGIQAAAQAYYHVDAQDLTVQQGAYLAALLQAPSQYDWSTATPTGKRLVTDRWNYVLNNMVKEHWLDPGKRAALKFPVPKAPKGAPGMEGQKGYLVQLANTQLQNQIMKQQGISRSEAEAKVEGQGWTITLNVDRKKQAALEKSVKNQLTSKLEPKQRPVDADVQAGAASVDPKTGRIVALYGGQDYYSHWTDNAFRRDYQPASTFKPVILAAALEHEATTQSGTLIGANTVYDGTSRRQVLDHGSRVGFAPPNEDDANYGPISVQTAMNKSVNSVFAQMGVDVGMDKVMDTAKRLGMDTEGMQAVPAQTLGSMGASPLEMAGIYATLDNHGRKVTPSIIKSAEQQGRTVQLPNPVGERVLDRTTADTVTSVLTGVVDDGTARQSVANSALRTGQQVAGKTGTSDCDRSAWFTGYTPDLVTSVGLFGEAHKDGGTGCEGEKVKKFAHVSLKGTMGGGRVNGGGPPAQIWAAYTFGVTRQADFDLDTTQGAAVAPTPPPSPTKTPSQTPSQTPSSEPPTSAPPSETPSETPSDTPSSTPPTQSPTQTPTTQPPSGGFTPRNPFDPGQRDAQR
- a CDS encoding class II fumarate hydratase; its protein translation is MTDEYRTEHDSMGEVRVPAHAKWRAQTQRAVENFPVSGQRLERAHIEALARIKGAAAKVNADLGVLDRDVADAIRGAAAEVADGIWDAHFPVDVFQTGSGTSSNMNANEVIATLAGERLGRDVHPNDQVNASQSSNDVFPSSIHIAATAAVVHDLIPALEHLATALTRKAEEFADVVKAGRTHLMDATPVTLGQEFGGYAAQVTYGVERLRASLPRLAELPLGGTAVGTGINTPPGFSAAVIEEVARATGLPFTEARDHFEAQGARDGIVETSGQLRTVAVGLTKIANDLRWMSSGPRTGLAEIRLPDLQPGSSIMPGKVNPVVPEAVLMVAAQVIGNDATIATAGAAGNFELNVMLPVMAKNVLESVRLLANASRLLADRTIDGITADRERAREYAESSPSVVTPLNRYLGYEEAARIAKKSLAERKTIREVVLEDGYVERGDLTLGQLDEALDVLRMTRP
- a CDS encoding SDR family NAD(P)-dependent oxidoreductase, coding for MTSAAYLSGLFSLDGRVAVVTGGSSGIGRAITEALARAGASVVVVARGKEALEATCAQLAELGCRAGWVSADLSRRDGVRAAAEEAAGVFGEPDILVNSAGVNLRPPFSELSDEDWDLTLALNLQAPHLLSRRFGPGMAERGFGRIIHISSQQAHRAFVRSGAYGVSKGALESLARSQAEEWSPHGVTANTLVPGFVMTPLNARLSSDPEKVAALAARTMVGRNGLAEDFAGAAVFLASRASGYVTGQSLFVDGGFSVH
- a CDS encoding cytidylyl-2-hydroxypropylphosphonate hydrolase, which produces MTDDEAVRRAEAAPTAAYWTPGTPILWRYRENAGDAVHIARPVTVVRDDAELLAVWLAPGTECVKPVLADGTPVHLEPLESRYTKPRVVRRDRWFGTGVLKLARPGEPWSVWLFWEPGWRFKNWYVNLEQPLARWAGGVDSEDHFLDISVHPDRTWHWRDEDEFAQARRDGLMDAETAGRVKSAGRRAVEVIEAWGSPYTDGWQHWRPDPSWSVPALPEDWDRTPAYVSS
- a CDS encoding ATP-binding SpoIIE family protein phosphatase, yielding MTEQPTSSCGRPQPGVDPAVRGALLGAPAQTRGGAGTGKNKKKERPVNGPEHSQPAAAEPMGEPPARAKSSVGEHRPRPAPESIPAQPGAEQERSPGGQERRTGRGGPPGRPMPMRRDGDRLRFVGAATRRIARGLDLDEIVMGLCRATVPTFSDAILVYLRDPLPVGDERPTGPVVLRLRRTDRIPDERETEGLLLPPAFPEPDAEAAALAALSGPAALTAELCEVRPGGALNEVLRGVRPVFADTPAARAALPELLGEDGEALVPSGQRAILAPLRGRRRVIGAAVFLRRPDRLAFEAEDLLVAAQLATHSALGIDKAVLYGREAYIADELQRTMLPETLPHPTGVRLASRYLPAAETARVGGDWYDAIPLPGSRVALVVGDVMGHSMTSAAIMGQLRTTAQTLAGLDLPPQEVLHHLDEQAQRLGTDRMATCMYAVYDPVAHRITIANAGHPPPVLLHLGGTAEVLRVPPGAPIGVGGVDFEAVELDAPAGATLLLYTDGLVESRLRDVWTGIEQLRERLTATAQLTGPDHPPPLEALCDEVLDMLGPGDRDDDIALLAARFDGIASDDVRYWSLDAEDAAPGKARRLARTALADWGLEDLTDSVELLVSEVVTNAVRYTTRPVTLRLLRTDVVRCEVGDDVPQLPRLCQARATDEGGRGLYLVNKLARRWGATRLGVGKVVWFELHGG